The following proteins are encoded in a genomic region of Tenacibaculum sp. 190524A05c:
- a CDS encoding glycosyltransferase family 4 protein, whose protein sequence is MKILFLTFYFEPDLSAGSFRNTSLLKELLNHLNSDDTVDVITTQPNRYDSFKAEAKGIEEIKAGVVVNRITIPEHGSGIVGQIKSYKEFYFKALSLTKDKSYDLVYASSSRLFTAYLGAKIATKKKAKLYLDIRDIFRETITDLYKNKIINMGLNFVLKPIENYTFGRAGHINLVSKGFKSYFENYKKAEYSFFTNGIDELFLSLPNKKREEKKSEVKTIIYGGNIGEGQGLDLIIPNVAKRLLGTHKFQIIGDGGAREKLEKKLKVNNIENVELIPPVSRNELINYYQKADYLFLHLNKHKAFERVLPSKLFEYGTFNKPIIAGVDGYAKEFLKENMSNLILFEPTNADQLYNSLKNFVYKNEERIEFKKSYSRLEINRRMSESIISFGNE, encoded by the coding sequence ATGAAAATATTATTCTTAACATTCTATTTTGAACCAGATTTGTCTGCAGGATCTTTCAGAAACACTTCCTTACTTAAGGAACTTTTAAACCATTTGAACAGTGATGATACAGTTGATGTAATTACTACTCAGCCAAATAGATATGATTCTTTTAAGGCAGAAGCCAAAGGCATAGAAGAAATTAAAGCAGGAGTAGTGGTTAATAGAATTACAATTCCTGAACATGGAAGCGGAATTGTTGGTCAGATTAAATCTTATAAAGAGTTTTATTTCAAAGCTTTAAGTCTTACAAAGGATAAAAGTTATGATTTAGTTTATGCTTCTTCATCTCGTTTATTTACGGCATATTTAGGAGCGAAAATTGCCACAAAGAAAAAAGCGAAACTTTATTTGGACATTAGAGATATCTTTAGAGAAACCATTACAGATTTATACAAGAATAAGATTATCAATATGGGCTTAAATTTTGTTTTAAAACCTATTGAAAATTATACTTTTGGTAGAGCTGGACATATAAACTTAGTGTCAAAAGGATTTAAGAGTTATTTTGAAAACTATAAAAAAGCTGAATATTCTTTTTTTACCAATGGTATTGATGAATTGTTTTTATCTCTACCAAATAAAAAAAGAGAGGAGAAGAAAAGTGAGGTTAAGACAATAATATACGGTGGAAATATAGGAGAAGGCCAAGGGTTAGATCTCATTATACCTAATGTAGCTAAGAGATTGTTAGGAACACACAAGTTTCAAATCATTGGTGATGGTGGTGCTAGAGAAAAATTAGAGAAGAAGTTAAAAGTTAATAATATAGAAAATGTTGAATTGATTCCTCCCGTTAGTAGAAATGAGCTAATAAACTACTACCAAAAAGCGGACTATTTATTTTTACATCTTAATAAACATAAGGCATTTGAACGAGTATTACCGTCTAAACTATTTGAATATGGTACTTTTAATAAACCGATAATTGCTGGTGTAGATGGATATGCTAAAGAGTTTTTAAAAGAAAACATGTCTAACTTAATTTTATTTGAACCAACTAATGCAGATCAACTCTATAATAGTCTGAAGAATTTCGTATATAAAAATGAGGAGAGGATAGAATTTAAGAAAAGTTACAGTAGATTAGAGATTAATAGGAGAATGAGTGAGTCAATAATAAGCTTTGGAAATGAATAA
- the rfbA gene encoding glucose-1-phosphate thymidylyltransferase RfbA, producing MKGIILAGGSGTRLYPITKGISKQLLPVYDKPMIYYPLSVLMLSGIREILIISTPYDLPNFKKLLGTGEDLGIQLSYAEQPSPDGLAQAFIIGEEFIGNDDVCMLLGDNIFYGHGLPELFQKAIHNVQQEGKATIFGYYVKDPERYGVVEFDSNENVVSIIEKPENPKSNYAVVGLYYYPNSVIKVAKEVKPSERGELEITSVNQYYLENDQLKVELMGRGYAWLDTGTHESLMEAGQFIETIEKRQGLKVACLEEIALYMGYISKEQVRKLAEPLKKNNYGQYLLSLVQE from the coding sequence ATGAAAGGAATAATATTAGCTGGAGGATCAGGAACTAGATTATATCCAATAACAAAGGGCATATCAAAACAATTACTTCCGGTATATGATAAACCGATGATTTATTATCCTTTATCTGTTCTAATGTTATCTGGAATCAGGGAGATTTTAATAATTTCTACTCCTTATGATTTGCCAAATTTCAAAAAATTATTGGGAACAGGTGAAGATTTGGGAATACAGTTAAGTTACGCTGAACAACCTTCGCCAGATGGCTTGGCACAAGCATTTATTATCGGGGAAGAATTTATTGGAAATGATGATGTTTGCATGTTACTTGGTGATAATATTTTTTATGGCCATGGCTTACCAGAGTTATTTCAAAAAGCTATTCATAATGTTCAACAAGAAGGAAAAGCTACTATTTTTGGATATTATGTAAAAGATCCAGAACGATATGGTGTAGTTGAGTTTGATAGTAATGAAAATGTTGTTTCAATAATAGAAAAACCAGAAAACCCTAAATCTAATTATGCCGTTGTTGGTTTGTATTATTATCCGAATTCTGTAATTAAAGTAGCCAAAGAAGTAAAACCATCAGAGAGAGGCGAACTTGAAATCACTTCAGTAAATCAATATTATTTAGAGAATGACCAGTTAAAAGTAGAATTAATGGGCAGAGGTTACGCTTGGTTGGATACAGGTACTCATGAATCGTTAATGGAAGCTGGCCAGTTTATAGAAACAATAGAGAAAAGACAAGGTCTTAAAGTAGCCTGCTTGGAAGAAATAGCTCTCTATATGGGATATATTTCAAAAGAACAGGTTAGAAAATTAGCTGAACCACTTAAAAAGAATAATTACGGACAATATTTATTGAGCCTAGTCCAAGAATAA
- a CDS encoding NAD-dependent epimerase/dehydratase family protein produces MNNNVLISGVTGFVGSNLLNYLNKDYTIQGVSRRISDKLISYDVLNKEIFNANKAFIHLAGKAHDLKNTTQENEYFEINFELTKRVYNEFLKSDCEVFIFMSSVKAVADEIETMLTESQPPKPITAYGKSKLAAENYILNKDIPSKKRVYILRPCMIHGPNNKGNLNLLYNFVAKGIPYPFGKYENSRSFLSVSNLCFVIKELLENKSVPSGVYNVADDYPLSTKDLVLNIGKAINKEVKILNIPKLLLATLGKVGDVLPFPINSEKIHKLTGNYVVSNKKIKEVLKKNLPLSAEEGIHLTIKSFTK; encoded by the coding sequence ATGAATAATAATGTTTTAATTAGTGGTGTAACAGGATTTGTTGGGTCCAACTTGTTAAATTATTTAAACAAAGACTATACAATTCAGGGAGTTTCAAGGAGAATATCAGATAAATTAATTTCTTATGATGTCTTGAATAAGGAAATTTTTAACGCAAATAAAGCTTTTATACATTTAGCGGGTAAGGCTCACGATTTGAAAAATACTACTCAAGAGAATGAATATTTTGAAATTAATTTTGAGCTAACAAAAAGGGTGTATAATGAATTTTTAAAGAGCGATTGTGAAGTTTTTATTTTTATGAGTTCTGTTAAAGCTGTTGCAGATGAAATTGAAACTATGCTTACAGAGAGTCAACCACCTAAACCAATTACAGCTTACGGAAAATCTAAATTAGCGGCTGAAAATTATATACTAAACAAAGACATCCCTAGTAAAAAAAGAGTGTACATTTTAAGGCCATGTATGATTCATGGTCCAAATAATAAAGGTAATTTAAACCTACTTTATAATTTTGTAGCGAAAGGAATTCCATATCCTTTTGGTAAATACGAAAATTCACGTTCCTTTTTGTCGGTAAGTAATTTGTGTTTTGTAATCAAAGAATTACTAGAAAATAAAAGTGTTCCTTCAGGAGTTTATAATGTTGCAGATGATTATCCGCTGTCAACAAAAGATTTAGTTCTAAATATCGGAAAAGCGATAAATAAAGAGGTTAAAATTTTAAATATACCAAAGCTTTTGTTAGCTACTTTAGGAAAAGTTGGTGATGTCTTACCTTTTCCTATCAATAGTGAGAAGATTCATAAATTAACGGGTAATTATGTTGTTTCTAATAAAAAAATTAAAGAAGTTTTAAAGAAAAATCTACCATTGTCTGCAGAAGAAGGAATACATTTGACAATTAAAAGTTTTACTAAATAG
- the rfbC gene encoding dTDP-4-dehydrorhamnose 3,5-epimerase translates to MNFIKTKIPDLTIIEPKVFGDHRGYFFESFNYKEFKKNIYEVNFVQDNESKSSRGVLRGLHFQKPPFAQAKLVRCIKGKVLDVAVDIRKGSPTYGEYEIVELSEDNKRQLFVPRGFAHGFVVISEEAIFSYKVDNWYSPEHDSGILWNDASLNIDWQINPEEVLLSEKDKVLQVFENLDSQFTY, encoded by the coding sequence ATGAATTTTATTAAAACTAAAATCCCTGATTTAACTATTATAGAACCAAAAGTATTTGGAGATCATAGAGGTTATTTTTTTGAATCATTTAATTATAAAGAGTTCAAAAAGAATATTTACGAAGTAAACTTTGTTCAAGATAACGAGTCAAAATCGTCCCGAGGAGTGCTACGTGGATTACATTTTCAAAAACCGCCATTTGCTCAAGCAAAATTAGTTAGGTGTATAAAAGGAAAAGTATTAGACGTAGCTGTTGATATCAGAAAAGGGTCACCAACATATGGAGAATATGAAATAGTTGAATTGTCAGAAGATAATAAAAGGCAGCTTTTTGTTCCTAGAGGTTTTGCGCATGGATTTGTAGTAATTTCTGAAGAAGCGATTTTCTCTTACAAAGTTGATAATTGGTATTCTCCAGAGCATGACTCTGGTATATTATGGAATGATGCTAGTTTAAACATTGATTGGCAAATTAATCCTGAAGAAGTTTTACTTTCTGAAAAAGATAAAGTACTTCAGGTATTTGAAAATCTAGATAGCCAATTTACTTACTAA
- a CDS encoding sugar transferase: MIRFFDFIFSLFGILVLWPIGLIVYILGVFDTGSPIFKQERVGKNQKPFTLLKFRTMGVNTKSVATHLASSSSVTKLGAFLRKSKLDELPQLINVLKGDMSLVGPRPNLFNQKELIEERDKRNVYNYLPGITGLAQINEIDMSTPEKLAKVDAEMLDNLTLEKYFHYILATVGGKGSGDRIKE; this comes from the coding sequence ATGATACGTTTTTTTGATTTCATATTCTCGTTGTTTGGAATATTAGTTTTATGGCCTATAGGCTTAATCGTTTACATTTTAGGAGTTTTTGACACTGGATCGCCAATATTTAAACAAGAAAGAGTAGGGAAGAATCAAAAACCATTCACCTTATTGAAGTTTAGAACTATGGGGGTGAATACAAAATCTGTCGCAACACATCTAGCAAGTAGTAGTTCTGTTACAAAATTAGGAGCATTCTTGAGAAAATCAAAACTCGATGAACTCCCTCAGTTGATTAATGTTTTAAAGGGAGACATGAGTTTGGTTGGGCCAAGACCAAATTTGTTTAACCAAAAGGAGTTAATTGAAGAGAGGGATAAAAGAAACGTATATAACTATTTACCTGGAATAACAGGACTAGCTCAAATCAATGAAATTGACATGTCAACCCCAGAAAAATTGGCAAAAGTAGATGCAGAAATGCTTGATAATCTTACTTTAGAAAAATACTTTCACTACATTTTAGCGACGGTTGGAGGTAAAGGATCTGGAGACAGAATTAAAGAATAG
- a CDS encoding alginate lyase family protein: protein MGRSKIITLYHTIKYLKPVQVYYRLYYLLRNRFFKKSYSNKEIDRTIDLIWSDEIFNNKSYLGTNNFKFLNIPMSFKKNISWNYSEFGKLWTYNLNYFDFLNQKDISVDSCLELIKDYINQDSELLDGKEPYVISLRGINWVKFLSKNSIKDKIIDETLYHHYQILLDNLEYHLLGNHLLENGFSLLFGGYYFNDERLLNTAQKILKSELEEQILKDGAHYELSPMYHQILLGRLLDCIQLVRRNDKINNKNLLVFLEDKASNMLSWLANITYKNGNIPLLNDSSIGIAPSSNELFDYAESLRLKWSKIKLIDSGYRKFESEKFEVVMDVGNIQPSYQPGHAHSDTFSFELYSQEIPIIVDPGVSTYEKNERRQRERGTYYHNTVQLGNLEQTQVWGGFRVAKRAKVFGVIEEENKIFAKHDGYKNEGIIHSRQFQLNENTFTIKDSLEGKSLLDKKMVLHFHPDVKIIERTESEIQLNNLILSFNGRFDKVVFQDYDFSIGFNKTRKGKKIVVFFNGELETHITKI from the coding sequence ATGGGTAGAAGTAAAATAATTACGTTATATCATACAATTAAATACTTAAAGCCTGTTCAAGTTTATTACAGGCTTTACTATTTATTACGTAATCGATTTTTTAAAAAATCTTATTCTAATAAAGAAATAGATCGAACCATAGATTTAATTTGGAGTGACGAAATTTTTAATAATAAATCTTATTTAGGAACTAATAATTTTAAGTTTTTAAATATTCCAATGAGTTTCAAGAAAAATATAAGTTGGAATTATTCTGAATTCGGAAAATTATGGACCTATAATTTAAATTATTTCGACTTTTTAAATCAAAAGGATATTTCCGTTGATTCTTGTTTAGAGTTAATTAAAGATTATATTAATCAAGATTCGGAATTATTAGATGGTAAAGAACCTTATGTTATTTCATTAAGAGGAATTAATTGGGTTAAATTTTTGTCAAAGAATTCTATAAAAGATAAAATCATTGATGAAACACTTTATCACCATTATCAAATTTTATTAGATAATTTAGAATATCATCTTTTGGGAAATCATTTACTTGAAAATGGATTTTCTTTACTTTTTGGAGGATATTATTTTAATGATGAAAGATTGTTAAATACAGCTCAAAAAATTTTAAAGTCAGAATTAGAAGAACAAATTCTTAAAGATGGAGCGCATTATGAACTCTCTCCAATGTATCACCAGATTTTATTAGGACGACTTTTGGATTGTATTCAATTAGTTAGGCGTAATGATAAAATTAATAATAAAAATTTATTAGTTTTTTTAGAAGATAAAGCTTCCAATATGTTATCATGGTTAGCGAACATCACATATAAAAACGGTAATATCCCATTATTAAATGATAGTTCTATTGGAATAGCTCCTAGTTCAAATGAGTTATTCGATTATGCTGAATCTTTAAGATTAAAATGGAGTAAGATTAAGTTGATTGATTCTGGTTACAGAAAATTTGAGTCAGAGAAATTTGAAGTTGTTATGGATGTTGGGAATATACAACCGTCTTACCAACCAGGACATGCTCATTCAGACACATTTAGTTTTGAATTATATTCTCAAGAGATTCCAATAATTGTTGATCCTGGTGTTTCTACTTATGAAAAAAATGAGAGAAGACAGAGAGAGCGAGGAACTTACTATCATAATACTGTGCAATTGGGTAATTTAGAACAAACTCAAGTTTGGGGAGGGTTTAGAGTAGCAAAAAGAGCGAAAGTATTTGGTGTAATTGAAGAGGAAAATAAGATTTTCGCAAAACATGATGGTTATAAAAATGAAGGAATCATTCATTCAAGACAATTTCAATTAAACGAAAATACCTTCACAATAAAAGATTCTTTAGAAGGCAAATCTTTATTAGATAAAAAGATGGTTTTACATTTTCATCCGGATGTGAAAATTATTGAAAGAACTGAATCAGAGATACAACTGAATAACTTGATTTTAAGTTTTAATGGGAGATTTGATAAAGTAGTTTTTCAAGATTATGATTTTAGTATAGGATTTAATAAAACAAGAAAAGGGAAAAAAATAGTGGTGTTTTTTAACGGTGAGTTGGAGACCCATATTACCAAAATATAA
- the rfbD gene encoding dTDP-4-dehydrorhamnose reductase: protein MNILVTGSSGQLGTEIQHQSKESRHTFFFENSNQLDITIQEKVNSYIKDNKIDFVINCAAYTAVDKAEEELERANLVNAQGVENLVLALGNKGKMIHISTDYVFDGNANVPLKETDTTDPINAYGISKRIGEKFFLASNVPGIIIRTSWLYSSFGSNFVKTMMRLGKEKSELKVVSDQIGSPTYARDLANVCLQLVENDFSDKQRVYHYSNSGVTSWFEFAKEIMTIANLDCEVLPIKSDDYKTLAKRPFYSVMDTSRIKEDFNLNIPFWKDSLRECINNCQN, encoded by the coding sequence ATGAATATATTAGTTACAGGTTCATCTGGTCAATTAGGAACAGAAATTCAACATCAATCAAAAGAGAGTAGGCATACTTTCTTCTTCGAAAACTCTAATCAATTAGATATAACAATTCAGGAAAAGGTAAACAGTTATATTAAAGATAATAAAATTGATTTCGTCATTAACTGTGCAGCATATACTGCTGTTGATAAAGCGGAGGAGGAGTTAGAAAGAGCAAACTTAGTCAATGCTCAAGGAGTAGAGAATTTAGTGTTAGCCTTAGGGAATAAAGGAAAAATGATTCATATTTCTACGGATTATGTTTTTGATGGAAATGCTAATGTGCCATTAAAGGAAACAGATACTACTGATCCAATAAACGCTTATGGAATCTCTAAAAGGATAGGAGAGAAGTTTTTTTTGGCATCTAATGTGCCTGGAATAATTATAAGAACATCATGGTTGTACTCTAGTTTTGGAAGTAATTTTGTTAAAACTATGATGAGATTAGGGAAAGAAAAATCAGAATTAAAAGTGGTATCAGATCAAATAGGTTCTCCAACATATGCTAGAGATTTAGCAAATGTTTGTTTACAGTTAGTAGAGAACGATTTTTCGGATAAACAAAGAGTTTATCATTATTCAAACTCTGGAGTTACATCTTGGTTTGAGTTTGCGAAAGAAATCATGACTATAGCAAATCTGGATTGTGAGGTATTACCAATAAAATCCGATGATTATAAAACTCTGGCTAAAAGACCATTTTATTCAGTAATGGATACTTCAAGAATTAAGGAAGATTTTAATTTGAATATTCCATTTTGGAAAGATTCATTAAGAGAATGTATAAATAACTGTCAAAACTAA